The following is a genomic window from Pseudomonas promysalinigenes.
CAGAGCCCGGGGGCCTCTGGCGACGCTTCAATGCCTGGATCAGCAAAGCGGTCGGGCTGGAGCGAATGCTTTAGGCTCAGAGCGGGGCTGGCTCGAACGCCCCGCGCCTGCGGGTCAGTACCACCAGGCCAGCCGCCCCCGCCGCCATCAGCCACAACAAAGCATGGCCGCTGACCCACTGACTGCCCGCACCTGCCAGTAATGGCCCAAGCAGGCAGCCGATGCCCCACAGCTGCGCCACGTGGGCATTGGCCCGCACAAGGGCATCATCGCGGTAGCGTTCACCAATGAAGATCAGCGACAAGGTGAACAGGCCACCGGCACTGGCGCCGAACAGAACCCAAAGCGGCCAGATCAACGGTGTTTCCAGCAGTAGCGGAATCGCCAGGCTGGAAACCATCAGGGTCACGGCACAACCGGTGAATAGCGCCTGGCGAGACATATGGTCGGCCAATGCACCAATTGGCAACTGCAACACAGCATCCCCTACCACAACGGTGCTGACCATGAACAAGGCGATTTCAGTGCTGAAGCCCTGTTGCAGGCAATACACCGGCAGCAAGGTCAGAATCATTGCCTCGAAAGCGGCAAACAGCGCCACGGCCCACGCGATTATCGGCAAGCGGCGACAGAAGGCGAAGAGGTCTGCGAAGCTCACGCTGCAGGCATCGGTGCTCGGTGCGCCACTGCGGCCAAGCAGAAGCAAGGGCGCCAGCAGCAATAGCGCGGTAGCGCTCCAGAAGCCAAAGTCACCCTCAGACCCGAGCAAGCCCAGCACCAATGGCCCGGCCAGCTGGCTCAATGCGTAGCTGCTGCCATACAACGCTACCAGGCGGCCGCGCCATTGCTCCACTACCAGCTGGTTGATCCAACTCTCGCCAAGGATGAACACCACTGTCAGGGACATGCCGATCAGAAGGCGCAGCGCCAGCCACAGGGGGTAGCTGGGCAGCAGTGCAACCAGGCCAATGGACAGCGCGCCACCCCACAGGCACACGCGCATGGCTGTAGGCACGCCTAACCAACCTGCCAGGCGGCTGGCCAGGCTGGCACCGAGCAGCACGCCCAGCGCCGGCATCGCCGCCATCACGCCGATGGCGAACCCACCGTAGCCCCAAGCCTCCAGGCGCAGGGACACCAGCGGCATGCTCACGCCCAGCGCTAGCCCAACACTGAGCACTGATGCCAGCACGGCAAAGTAGGTTCCCCAACGCATTGCAGCCTCCCAGCCCAAGAATTTTCCATGGCCCATTCGCGGGTAAACCCGCTCCTACAGGACCCACCGCCGGTCAGAGCAGTGCAGTACCAACAGGAGCGGGTCTACCCGCGAATGGGCAGCGTAGGCCCGCCGGAATTACAGCTTGATCCAGGTAGCCTTCAGCTCGGTGTACTTCTCCAGGGCATGCAGCGACTTGTCACGGCCGTTACCCGACTGTTTGAAGCCACCGAACGGTGCGGTCATGTCGCCGCCGTCGTACTGGTTGACCCAGACACTGCCAGCGCGCACGGCCCGGGCGGTCTTGTGAGCTTTGGAGATATCCGCGGTCCAGATACCAGCAGCCAGGCCGTACGGGGTATCGTTGGCGATGGCGATGGCTTGCTCGGCGGTATCGAAGGCGATCACCGAGAGCACTGGGCCGAAGATTTCTTCCTGGGCAATGCGCATGGCATTTGTAACGCCGTCGAAGATGGTCGGCTCGACATAGGTGCCGCCAGTCTCTTCCAGGGTACGCTTGCCACCGGCCAGCAGCTTGGCACCATCTTTATGGCCTGCCTCGATGTAGGACAGCACGGTATTCATCTGCTGGGTGTCCACCAGAGCCCCTACAGTGGTCTGTGGGTCCAGCGGGTTACCTGGCTTCCAGCTTTTGAGGGCTTCGATAACCATCGGCAGGAACTTGTCCTTGATCGAGCGCTCGACCAGCAGGCGCGAGCCGGCGGTGCAGACTTCGCCCTGGTTAAAGGCGATAGCACTGGCGGCAGCTTCAGCGGCGGCTTGCAGGTCCGGGGCGTCGGCGAAGACGATGTTCGGGCTTTTGCCGCCGGCTTCCAGCCAGATGCGTTTCATGTTCGACTCGCCAGCGTAAACCATCAGCTGCTTGGCGATTTTGGTGGAACCGGTGAACACCAGGGTATCGACGTCCATGTGCAGGGCCAGGGCCTTGCCCACGGTGTGGCCATAGCCTGGCAGCACGTTGAGCACGCCCGCCGGGATGCCAGCCTCAATGGCCAGCTGAGCGATGCGGATGGCGGTCAATGGAGACTTTTCGGACGGTTTGAGCACCACCGAGTTACCGGTAGCCAAAGCCGGGCCGAGCTTCCAGCAGGCCATCAGCAGTGGGAAGTTCCAAGGCACGATGGCACCGACCACGCCAACCGGCTCACGGGTAACCAGGCCAAGCTGGTCGTGTGGCGTCGGCGCAACTTCGTCGTAGACTTTGTCGATGGCTTCGGCTGTCCAATGAATGGCTTGCGCGGCGCCTGGGATGTCGATGCTGGAGGAATCGCTGATCGGCTTGCCCATGTCCAGAGTTTCCAGCAGGGCTAGCTCTTCGACGTTCTTGCGCAGCAGGTCGGCGAAGCGGATCAGCGTGGCCTTGCGCTTGGCCGGCGCCAGCTGCGACCAGACGCCGGAGTCGAAGGTGGCGCGGGCATTCTCTACGGCGCGGTTGGCGTCGGCCAGGTCGCAGCTGGAAACTTTGGCCAGGAAGCGTCCGTCGACCGGGCTCAGGCAGTCGAATGTTTCACCGGATGCGGCGTCGGTGTATTCGCCGTTGATGAAGGCGCGGCCTTCGATCTTCAGTTGTTGGGCACGTTGTTCCCAATCTGCACGGGTCAGGGTGGTCATACGAAACTCCTCCTCTTGTTTAGGTGCAACGCCGCACTGAGGACTCACAGGCGTTGTCAGAATTCTGGCCGGGCGACGAGCGCACACAGGCAAGCGATACCCTAAACCAGCGCGGGTAAACTATCAATATATTTGACACGAACGGCCCAAAAGCCTACTGATGTGCATTTTATTAAACAACAACAGGAGCCTTACCATGAGTATCGCCAGCATCGTCGACTTCGCCCAGGTTCTCACCGAAGCCGAACGCTACCGCCCGGCGGCGGAAAAAATCCTCAAAGGTGAGCCGGACCAGGCTGTGTACAACCACTATTCCAGCCCATGTGGGCAGTTTGCCGCGGGCGTTTGGGAAGGCGAGGTGGGGCAATGGACGGTGAACTACACCGAACATGAGTATTGCGAGATCGTGCAGGGTGTTTCGGTACTGCGTGACCAGGATGGCGGTGCCAAGACCCTGCGTGCCGGCGACCGGTTCGTCATCCCTGCGGGCTTCAAAGGGAGCTGGGAGGTGCTGGAAGCTTGCCGGAAGATCTATGTGATGTTCGAAGCGAAATGATCGCGGCATGCGTGGCATCTATCTAACGCAAAAATGCTGACAGCAAGGGGAATCATGATGGGGCCCGATCCTGGGCATCACATTGGAAGGACGCATCATGACCACTGATATTCTTGCCCCTGCTCGTCACGTGATCGGTACACCCTACACCGATAGCGTTAAGCCCTACATCCTGGCTCTTACCGGGCTGCACATCGCAGTCGGCCCCAAGGATTTCTCGACCCGAGACCTTCGTTCCGACCGAATCTTCATCAGCGTTGATGAGTCCAACTTCATCACCGATTTGAACATCGCCTGAACCCGCAGCCTGTCGTTGGCAAAAAAAAACCCGCGTCCTTACGGATGCGGGTTTTTTTAGGTCGCCGATCAATTACTTGATCTTGGCTTCCTTGTACACCACGTGCTTGCGAACAACCGGATCGTATTTCTTGATCTCGATTTTGTCCGGAGTGGTGCGCTTGTTCTTGTCGGTGGTGTAGAAGTGGCCAGTGCCAGCACTCGAAACCAGACGGATCAATTCACGCATGACGTTCTCCTTAGAACTTTTCGCCGCGAGCGCGCAGCTCGGCCAGCACTACGTCGATACCACGCTTGTCAATGACGCGCATGCCTTTGGCAGAGACGCGCAGACGCACGAAACGCTTCTCGGATTCAACCCAGAAACGGTGGTGCTGCAGGTTCGGCAGGAAACGACGACGGGTTTTGTTGTTTGCGTGGGAAATGTTGTTCCCGGTTACTGGACCCTTACCAGTAACTTGACAGACTCTCGACATGACTCAGCCCTCTAAAACCACATGCCCAACCCGGCATGGGTTGGCCGCTTAATCTCTCAGTCTTTGGCGCTAGGCGCCGTGATTCTGGAGGTCTTATCGACCGGATTCGCTGATGCGACAGGCCGAGCCCCTAGAAAAGAGCGCTGCTTTATACCAGAAAGACTACGCCGCAACAACAGAAGATGAGCTTCAGTGTGCTGCAAATTGCGCGCGAGCAGCATAACGACTCGCCCAGCACACTGTCGACCGCTCGTCGCCAAGCACCTGAAAAAGAAGGTGGTCATTTGCGAAAACCCGCACTAGGGTAGGACGTTTCCAGACTGCACCGGCAGATGGGCCACTGACCAGCCAAGGAGCCACGATGCGTGCTGCTGCCCTTTCCTTATTGTTAAGCTCTCTGATCGCCGCAGGCGCTGCCCAGGCCGCACCGCTGAGCGTGTGCAGTGAGGCCAGCCCTGAAGGCTTCGACGTGGTCCAGTACAACTCGCTGACCACCACCAACGCCTCGGCTGACATGCTGATGAACCGCCTGGTCGAATTCGACGCGGCCAAAGGCAAGGTGGTGCCGAGCCTGGCACAAAGCTGGAGCGTCTCGGCCGACGGCCTGGTGTATGACTTCAAGCTACGCGAGGGTGTGAAGTTTCACACAACGCCGTACTTCAAGCCGACCCGCGAGCTCAACGCCGACGACGTGCTGTTCAGCTTCCAGCGCATGCTTTACCCCGCCCATGCCTGGCACAAGACCGCCCCCGGTGGCTACCCGCACGCCCAGTCGCTGCAACTGGGCAGCCTGATCAAGGGCATTGAGGCCCCAGCGCCGAACACTGTGCGCTTCACCCTGGCCCACGCCGACGCCACCTTTCTGGCGACCCTGAGCATGGGCTTTGCCTCGATCTACTCGGCCGAATACGCCGATAAGCTGCTCAAGGAAGGCAGCCCGGAGAAGCTCAACAGCCAACCGATCGGAACCGGCCCGTTCGTGTTCCAGCGCTTCCAGAAAGACGCTGTGGTGCGCTACCGCGCCAACCCCGACTACTTCGACGGCAAGCCTGCGGTCGACCCGCTAATTTTCGCCATCACCACCGATGCCAACGTGCGCTTGCAAAAGCTCAAGCGCAACGAGTGCCAGGTGGCTTTGTCGCCCAAGCCGTTGGATATCGCCGAAGCCAGCAATGACTTAAGCCTCAAGGTCGCCACTACACCGGCGTTCATGACCGCTTTCGT
Proteins encoded in this region:
- a CDS encoding MFS transporter — encoded protein: MRWGTYFAVLASVLSVGLALGVSMPLVSLRLEAWGYGGFAIGVMAAMPALGVLLGASLASRLAGWLGVPTAMRVCLWGGALSIGLVALLPSYPLWLALRLLIGMSLTVVFILGESWINQLVVEQWRGRLVALYGSSYALSQLAGPLVLGLLGSEGDFGFWSATALLLLAPLLLLGRSGAPSTDACSVSFADLFAFCRRLPIIAWAVALFAAFEAMILTLLPVYCLQQGFSTEIALFMVSTVVVGDAVLQLPIGALADHMSRQALFTGCAVTLMVSSLAIPLLLETPLIWPLWVLFGASAGGLFTLSLIFIGERYRDDALVRANAHVAQLWGIGCLLGPLLAGAGSQWVSGHALLWLMAAGAAGLVVLTRRRGAFEPAPL
- a CDS encoding aldehyde dehydrogenase yields the protein MTTLTRADWEQRAQQLKIEGRAFINGEYTDAASGETFDCLSPVDGRFLAKVSSCDLADANRAVENARATFDSGVWSQLAPAKRKATLIRFADLLRKNVEELALLETLDMGKPISDSSSIDIPGAAQAIHWTAEAIDKVYDEVAPTPHDQLGLVTREPVGVVGAIVPWNFPLLMACWKLGPALATGNSVVLKPSEKSPLTAIRIAQLAIEAGIPAGVLNVLPGYGHTVGKALALHMDVDTLVFTGSTKIAKQLMVYAGESNMKRIWLEAGGKSPNIVFADAPDLQAAAEAAASAIAFNQGEVCTAGSRLLVERSIKDKFLPMVIEALKSWKPGNPLDPQTTVGALVDTQQMNTVLSYIEAGHKDGAKLLAGGKRTLEETGGTYVEPTIFDGVTNAMRIAQEEIFGPVLSVIAFDTAEQAIAIANDTPYGLAAGIWTADISKAHKTARAVRAGSVWVNQYDGGDMTAPFGGFKQSGNGRDKSLHALEKYTELKATWIKL
- a CDS encoding cupin domain-containing protein, with the translated sequence MSIASIVDFAQVLTEAERYRPAAEKILKGEPDQAVYNHYSSPCGQFAAGVWEGEVGQWTVNYTEHEYCEIVQGVSVLRDQDGGAKTLRAGDRFVIPAGFKGSWEVLEACRKIYVMFEAK
- the rpmG gene encoding 50S ribosomal protein L33, producing MRELIRLVSSAGTGHFYTTDKNKRTTPDKIEIKKYDPVVRKHVVYKEAKIK
- the rpmB gene encoding 50S ribosomal protein L28; its protein translation is MSRVCQVTGKGPVTGNNISHANNKTRRRFLPNLQHHRFWVESEKRFVRLRVSAKGMRVIDKRGIDVVLAELRARGEKF
- a CDS encoding ABC transporter substrate-binding protein — encoded protein: MRAAALSLLLSSLIAAGAAQAAPLSVCSEASPEGFDVVQYNSLTTTNASADMLMNRLVEFDAAKGKVVPSLAQSWSVSADGLVYDFKLREGVKFHTTPYFKPTRELNADDVLFSFQRMLYPAHAWHKTAPGGYPHAQSLQLGSLIKGIEAPAPNTVRFTLAHADATFLATLSMGFASIYSAEYADKLLKEGSPEKLNSQPIGTGPFVFQRFQKDAVVRYRANPDYFDGKPAVDPLIFAITTDANVRLQKLKRNECQVALSPKPLDIAEASNDLSLKVATTPAFMTAFVAINSQHPPLDKPEVRQAINLAFDKQAYLKAVFEGTATAANGPYPPNTWSYAKDLPGYPLDQAKAKALLTKAGLAEGFSTTIWTRPSGSLLNPNPSLGAQMLQADLAKIGIKAEIRVIEWGELIRRAKAGEHDLLFMGWAGDNGDPDNFLSPQFSCAAVQSGTNFARFCDNRLDQLISAGRTTNDQSVRSRLYQQAQTLIQQQALWVPLAHPTAATLLRQGVEGYQVSPFGRLDFSKVSVNR